GCTGCTCAGCGGTCCGCTGCTGCATTTCATCTGGGATTCGCCGGGTCCGCTGTGGCTGATGCCGGTGAAGATGCTTGGCAGCCTGGCGTTCTTCCTCGTCATCGCGATCCTGCTGCTGCGTGACGAGCGGCGCTGGGTGATCGCCCGCATCGAGGCCGGCCGCGCCAGCGGCGAGTTCTCCACCATCCCGGATGAGGTGCTGGAATCGCTGCCCACGCGTCGCCGACGCCGGGCCCTGCGCAAGTCGGCCAAACGGACCGGGGGCCGCGCCGCCGCCAAGGCGGTCAAAGCGCAGCAGCGCGAGGCGCTCGACCGTGTCCAGGCATCGGCAACCCCACCGGTTCCAGCGCTGACCCACTGACTCCCGCGCTCGCCGAGACTACGGTTATTGACGGGAAACCGCCCGAAACGCGTCAACAACCGTAGTCTCGGCGCAACCTAGCGCTTGGCGAAAACCGTGCGGTGCCATTCCTTTTCGGCCACGCCGGTGATGTCGCTCATCACGTGCTTGATGGTGAGGTACTCCTCGAGCGAGTACTGGCTCATGTCCTTGCCGAATCCGGACGCACCGACGCCGCCGTGCGGCATCTCGCTGATGATCGGAATGTGGTCGTTGATCCACACGCAGCCCGCATTGATCTCCCGCGACGCACGCTGCGCCCGGTACACGTCACGAGTCCACGCCGAGGCCGCCAACCCGTACGCGGTGTCGTTGGCCTGACGCAGCGCGTCGTCGTCATCGGTGAACGAGCGCACGGTCAGGACGGGTCCGAAGATCTCGTCGCGATACACCTCTGATTGCTCGTCGACGTCGGCGATCACCGTCGGCAGGTAGAAGGAACCGGGCAGATCGGGTGCGGCCCCGCCGGCGACGACGCGGCCACCCTGACCGGGCGCACGCTCGACCATGCCCGCGACCTTGGCGCGGTGCGCCATCGAGATCAGCGGGCCGAGGTCAGTGTTCGGATCCTGCGGGTCGCCGACGACGACCTTGGAGAACAGCTCGCCGACGCCCGCGACGAAGTCGTCGTACAGCTCGCGCGCCACGATCGCGCGTGTCGCCGCCGTGCAGTCCTGGCCGGTGTTGATCAACGCCCCGGCCACCGCGCCCTGGATCGCGGCATTCAGATCAGCGTCATCGAAAACCACGAACGGCGCCTTGCCGCCCAACTCCAGCTGGGTGCGATGACCGTGCACAGCGGCGGCGGCCATCACCTTGCGGCCCACCGGCGTTGACCCCGTGAACGTCACCACGTCGACGTCGGGGTGCCCGGCCAGCGCCGTGCCCACGTCGCCGCCCGCACCCGTGACGACGTTGAACACTCCGTCGGGCACACCCGCCTCGCTGGCCAGCCGCGCCAGCGTCAGCGTCGTCAACGGCGTCAGCTCAGCGGGTTTGATCACGACGCTGCACCCGGCGGCCAACGCGGGCAGCACTTTCCACACCGCCATCTGCAGTGGGTAGTTCCACGGGGTGATCGTCGCGACGACGCCGACGGCCTCGCGCCGGATGCTCGAGGTGTGATCACCGGAGTACTCGGCGGTCGCCTTGCCCTCGAGATGGCGTGCCGCTCCTGCGAAGAACGAGATGTTGTCGATGCTGCCCGGCACGTCGAACTCGGTGGCCAACCGCACCGGCTTGCCGGTCTGGCTCACCTCCTCGGCGACGATCTGCTCGGCGTTGGCCTCGACCAGTTCGGCGAGTTTGGCGAGCACCCCCGCACGGTCCACGGGAGTGGCCGTCGCCCAGTCGCGAAGCGCCGCGCGGGCGGAGGCGACGGCGCGGTCGACGTCGGCGGGCGTTGCGAGGGTCATCTCGGCGACGGTCGCGCCGTTGGCCGGATTGATCACCTGATGCGGGGCTCCGCCGGTGACCACCGGGGCTCCGTCGATCCAGCTGCTCGCCACGTTCGTGGACACAGTGTTGGGAGAAACCACAGTCATGGGCCAAATTTAGTCCACCCCGACCGGTGAAGCTACGTATTCCCGCAGCCCGAGGGGTCCACAACGCGTGATTTCATGGTTGTAGTTGCCTGCCACGACGGATTCCGTGCACAATCTTGGGCATGGCTAACCCGGGTCTCGGACCCGTATCGTTCCGCGTCAACCAATCCAGGCCTGGCGCGGCGTTCCAGCTTGACGACCTGTCGAAGCAGATTATCGAGAAGTTGCAGCAGGACGGCCGTCGTTCCTATGCCGGCATCGGCAAGGCGGTCGGCCTCTCTGAAGCCGCGGTCCGTCAGCGCGTCCAGCGGATGGTCGATGCGGGCGTCATGCAGATCGTGGCGGTCACCGATCCGATGCAGCTGGGGTTCGCCCGCCAGGCGATGATCGGCATCAAATGCACCGGGGACACCACCCGCGTCGCCGAGAAACTGGCTGCCATCGAATCCGTCGACTACGTCGTGCTCACTGCGGGCTCGTTCGACGCCATCTGTGAGGTCGTCTGCGCGGACGACGACGATCTACTCGACCTACTCAACACCCAAATCCGAGCACTACCGGGAGTGATATCCACCGAGACACTCGTTTACCTGAAACTCGTTAAACAGCAATACAATTGGGGCACAAGATGACCGCTACCGATATCACTTCAGATCTCTCAACCGACCTCGGCGCCAAGGCCAACCGGCACCTGTGGGGGCACTTCGCCCGCCACGGCGCAGGTATCACGCCGCCGATCATCACCCGCGGCGAAGGCGTCACCATCTGGGACGACAAGGGCAAGAGCTACATCGACGGCCTGTCGGGGCTTTTCGTCGTCCAGGTCGGCCACGGCCGCAAAGAACTCGCCGAGGCCGCCGCGAAGCAGGCCGAGACGCTGTCCTTCTTCCCGCTGTGGTCCTACGCCACGCCGCCCGCCGTCGAGCTCGCCGAGCGCATCGCGGGTTACGCACCAGGCGATCTCAACCGCGTCTTCTTCACGACCGGCGGCGGCGAGGCCGTCGAATCGGCGTGGAAGCTGGCCAAGAACTACTTCAAGCTGACGGGCAAACCCAGTAAGTACAAAGTGGTTTCGCGGTCGATCGCCTACCACGGCACACCGCAGGGTGCGCTGGCGATCACCGGCCTGCCCGTGTTCAAGCAGCCGTTCGAGCCGCTGACGCCAGGCGGCTTCCGGGTACCGAACACCAACTTCTACCGCGCGCCCGCGCCGTACGACACCGACATCAAGGCGTGGGGCGAGTACTGCGCGGATCGCATCGCCGAGGCGATCGAGTTCGAGGGCCCCGACACCGTCGCCGCCGTCTTCCTCGAGCCGGTGCAGAACGCAGGTGGCTGCTTCCCGCCGCCGCCCGGGTACTTCGAACGCGTCCGCGAGATCTGCGACGAGTACGACGTGCTGCTGGTGTCCGACGAGGTGATCTGCGCGTACGGCCGCATCGGTTCGATGTTCGCGTGTGACGACTTCGGCTATGTGCCCGACATCATCACGTGCGCAAAGGGTTTGACGTCGGGCTACTCGCCGATCGGTGCGATGATCGCCTCCGATCGCCTGTTCGAGCCGTTCAACGACGGCAAGACGACGTTCGGCCACGGCTATACGTTCGGCGGTCATCCGGTGTCGTCGGCGGTAGCGCTGGCCAACCTCGACATCTTCGAGCGCGAAGGTCTCAACGACCACGTCAAGCAGAACGCCCCTGCGTTCCGCGCGACGCTCGAGAAGCTCTACGATCTGCCGATCGTCGGCGACGTTCGCGGCGAAGGGTTCTTCTACGGCATCGAGCTCGTCAAGGACAAGACCACCAAGGAGACCTTCAACGACGAGGAGAGCGAACGGCTGCTGCGCGGCTTCTTGACTCCCGCGTTGTTCGACGCGGGCCTGTACTGCCGCGCCGACGACCGTGGCGACCCAGTCGTGCAGTTGGCGCCGCCGCTGATCAGCGGGCAGAAGGAATTCGACGCGATCTACGAGATCCTGCGCGGGGTCCTCGAGGAAGCCAGTCGGCTGCTGTAGGCGCTCGAGCGGTGACTTCGAAAACGCGCAAGCCGCCGATCGACCCTGTTCGCTGGACCCCGCCTCCGGTCGATCCGTTGCCGGATTTTCCGGCTGCGGAACTGACTGTGGTCCCGGTTGGCGGCGACGCGCCCGAGGATGTGGTCGTCGACGCTGACGGCCACATCTGGGCGGGTCTGATCGACGGCAAGATCGTGCGCATCGCCCCGGACGGCGGCGAGGTGGTGGTGGTCGCGCAGATCGACGGCCGACCGCTCGGCATGCATGTCGCCCGCGACGGCCGCATACTGGTGTGCAGTAGTCCGGGCGGCCTGCTGGCGCTCGACCCGGCGACCGGTGCCGTGGAGACGCTGGTCGCAGAGGTCGACGGTCGGAAGCTGATGTTCTGCTCGAATGTCACCGAATTAGCTGACGGCACAATCTATTTCACGGAGTCCACCAGCGCGTTCACCTACGAGCACTTCCTCGGGCCCATCTTCGAGGCGCGCAACCGCGGCAGCGTGTTCCGACGCGATCCCGACGGGACGGTGCTCACCGTCGCCGCCGGTCTCTACTTCGCCAACGGCATCACGCCGACGGCCGACGGGTCCGCGCTGGTGTTCGCCGAGACGCAGGCGCGGCGGCTGTCGAAGTACTGGCTCACCGGCGACAAGGCGGGCACGGTGACGGCGCTGGCGGTCAATCTGCCGGGCAGCCCGGACAACTTGTCGACGGGCGCCGACGGAAGAATCTGGTGCGCGATGGTGACAGCCATCAATCCCGTTGCGGAGCTATTGCCGAGGACTCTGCCCGCGATACGCAAGCTGCTGTGGCGGCTGCCCGACCGGCTGCAGCCGAAGATCAAGCCAGTGGTGTGGGCGGTGGCATTCGACCCGGATACGGGCAACCCCGTCGCGGGAGTGCGCACCGAGCATCCCAGTTTCGGCCTGGTGACGGGGCTGGTTGAAGCCGACGGCAAGCTGTGGATGGGCTCGATCGGCGGCCCGGCCGTCGCGTACGTCGACCTGGCGGCGACGGCGCTGCGCTGAAACCCGCCGCTCGTCATCGCTATCAACGTTCTGCTGGGCACTTCTGCTGCAGCTCGTGGACAGCGACGCATATGCCACTCCCACCGAGTCACATTTGAAACATCAATCACAGCTGTCACAGCGCGCCTCCCGGCAAACCCGCTCGTGAAGACCTAATCTGCGCTCACCATGGGGAATGTTCGAACCGCGTCTCGCGCTGCGGCCCTGTCGGCGGCGCTGGTCTTGGCACTGTCCTCGTTGGTCTCCCCCGCGATCGCGTCCGCCC
The nucleotide sequence above comes from Mycolicibacterium moriokaense. Encoded proteins:
- a CDS encoding aspartate aminotransferase family protein, translating into MTATDITSDLSTDLGAKANRHLWGHFARHGAGITPPIITRGEGVTIWDDKGKSYIDGLSGLFVVQVGHGRKELAEAAAKQAETLSFFPLWSYATPPAVELAERIAGYAPGDLNRVFFTTGGGEAVESAWKLAKNYFKLTGKPSKYKVVSRSIAYHGTPQGALAITGLPVFKQPFEPLTPGGFRVPNTNFYRAPAPYDTDIKAWGEYCADRIAEAIEFEGPDTVAAVFLEPVQNAGGCFPPPPGYFERVREICDEYDVLLVSDEVICAYGRIGSMFACDDFGYVPDIITCAKGLTSGYSPIGAMIASDRLFEPFNDGKTTFGHGYTFGGHPVSSAVALANLDIFEREGLNDHVKQNAPAFRATLEKLYDLPIVGDVRGEGFFYGIELVKDKTTKETFNDEESERLLRGFLTPALFDAGLYCRADDRGDPVVQLAPPLISGQKEFDAIYEILRGVLEEASRLL
- a CDS encoding gamma-aminobutyraldehyde dehydrogenase, which encodes MTVVSPNTVSTNVASSWIDGAPVVTGGAPHQVINPANGATVAEMTLATPADVDRAVASARAALRDWATATPVDRAGVLAKLAELVEANAEQIVAEEVSQTGKPVRLATEFDVPGSIDNISFFAGAARHLEGKATAEYSGDHTSSIRREAVGVVATITPWNYPLQMAVWKVLPALAAGCSVVIKPAELTPLTTLTLARLASEAGVPDGVFNVVTGAGGDVGTALAGHPDVDVVTFTGSTPVGRKVMAAAAVHGHRTQLELGGKAPFVVFDDADLNAAIQGAVAGALINTGQDCTAATRAIVARELYDDFVAGVGELFSKVVVGDPQDPNTDLGPLISMAHRAKVAGMVERAPGQGGRVVAGGAAPDLPGSFYLPTVIADVDEQSEVYRDEIFGPVLTVRSFTDDDDALRQANDTAYGLAASAWTRDVYRAQRASREINAGCVWINDHIPIISEMPHGGVGASGFGKDMSQYSLEEYLTIKHVMSDITGVAEKEWHRTVFAKR
- a CDS encoding Lrp/AsnC family transcriptional regulator, encoding MANPGLGPVSFRVNQSRPGAAFQLDDLSKQIIEKLQQDGRRSYAGIGKAVGLSEAAVRQRVQRMVDAGVMQIVAVTDPMQLGFARQAMIGIKCTGDTTRVAEKLAAIESVDYVVLTAGSFDAICEVVCADDDDLLDLLNTQIRALPGVISTETLVYLKLVKQQYNWGTR
- a CDS encoding SMP-30/gluconolactonase/LRE family protein; translated protein: MTSKTRKPPIDPVRWTPPPVDPLPDFPAAELTVVPVGGDAPEDVVVDADGHIWAGLIDGKIVRIAPDGGEVVVVAQIDGRPLGMHVARDGRILVCSSPGGLLALDPATGAVETLVAEVDGRKLMFCSNVTELADGTIYFTESTSAFTYEHFLGPIFEARNRGSVFRRDPDGTVLTVAAGLYFANGITPTADGSALVFAETQARRLSKYWLTGDKAGTVTALAVNLPGSPDNLSTGADGRIWCAMVTAINPVAELLPRTLPAIRKLLWRLPDRLQPKIKPVVWAVAFDPDTGNPVAGVRTEHPSFGLVTGLVEADGKLWMGSIGGPAVAYVDLAATALR